Genomic DNA from Rubripirellula tenax:
CTGAGTATCTCGCTTCGCAAATTCGCCGTGGTTGGCAATCAGACGCGATGTTTGTGTTGTGCAAAACGGACACAAAGATCCATTGAACCCGCGGGTGAACACCAACAGGACGTTCTGCTTGCCTTGATATTGTTTCAGCGAAACATCGGATCCGTTGGTATCGACAAAGGACAGGTTTGCGAGCGTGCCATCGTCTTCACGATTGCTGGTCACTTCGTCGTGAAATAGAACCTTGCGATTGGGGATGCTTTCGTCCACCTGCGTCGGTTCTGCGGTCACGTCCGTTGCCGGCGCCGCGGGCTCGGATGTCGATGGACTTGCACCGCAGCCCGCCAACCCGATTGATACGACGATCGTGACTGTCAACGCGCTTTGACGGAAACGATTCACAGACATCATGACGCTAGCATCCCAATGTTTCGCGTGAGCAGTCTTGCGCCGATCGATGCAATGGACTCCGGCTCACTCGGGTTTTCGTATTTGAAAACCATCGTCTAGGGTCGCCGATCTTCAGGGAAATACAGAAACGCGTTGCAGTTTGGGCAGTGAAGCAGAACGGACATTCGAAGCGTTTCGACGTGCTGGGTTGTGAGCGTTTGGTAACAC
This window encodes:
- a CDS encoding peroxiredoxin family protein yields the protein MMSVNRFRQSALTVTIVVSIGLAGCGASPSTSEPAAPATDVTAEPTQVDESIPNRKVLFHDEVTSNREDDGTLANLSFVDTNGSDVSLKQYQGKQNVLLVFTRGFNGSLCPFCTTQTSRLIANHGEFAKRDTQILLVYPGSKEQLPQFIRASNDSGNSDAFPFPVLLDEDLVAVKQLGIAAHLAFPSTFLIDIRGNVRLSYVGSSPSDRPSIKALIDQIDSLGP